Genomic window (Flavobacterium oreochromis):
TTTTAGTGATTCCGTAAGCGTGTAACTCTTCAATTTCAGAAGGAAGAATTACACCACCGCCTCCACCAAAAATTTTGATATGACCTGCTCCTTTTTCTTTTAGCAAATCATACATATATTTAAAATATTCGTTGTGACCTCCTTGGTACGAAGTCATCGCAATGGCATTGGCATCTTCTTGAATAGCAGTATTTACAACTTCTTCAACACTTCTATCGTGTCCTAAGTGAATTACCTCTACTCCGGTAGCTTGGATAATTCGTCGCATAATATTAATCGCGGCATCATGTCCGTCAAATAATGACGCAGCTGTTACAATTCTTACTTTATTTTTGGGTTGATACGGTTGTGTTTGTTCCATTTTGATTTTTAATTATCGGGTGCAATTTACTGATTTTACGCTAAAAAAAAGGATGAAAAAAAATGAAACAAATAAAAAAAAATTAGGCACATAATTTGTGTAATTTTGATAAATACAATTTTAATAAAAATGAAAAGAATAGTTATCCTAGCATTTTTGATTCCTACTATGAGTCAAGCTCAATTAAAAGATTTTATAAAAAAAACAACAGAATCTGTAATTACTAATTCAACAAAAAAAAATACTTTAGATATTGCAGGAGGATTAAAGGAGGCATTGAATAAAGGAGTTACAAATCAAGTTTCTAAACTTACGGCTGTTGATGGTTTTTATGGTAATCAATTAGTTAAAATAGTACTACCTGATGAACTACAAAAAGTAGATAGTATGTTACGAAAAGTAGGAATGGGAAATTTAGCGGATGATGGGGTAAAAGCATTGAACAGAGCTGCTGAGGATGCTGTAAAAGAATCGACTCCTATTTTTGTAAATGCAATTAAGAATATAACGATAACAGATGCAAAAAATATTTTATTAGGTCAGGAAGATGCTGCAACAGACTTTTTACAAACGGGAACCAGAAAACCTCTTTACTTAAAATTTAATCCTGTAGTTCAAAAATCTATTGGTAAAGTAGGAGCAGATGCTTTGTGGAAAACAATCATAGATCGTTATAATGCTATTCCTTTTGTGTCTAAAGTTAATCCTGATATAACAGATTATGTAACGAATAAGGCACTTGATGGGGTTTTTAAAATGATAGCTGTTGAAGAAAAAGATATTCGAACTAATTTAAATTCAAGAACTAGTGATTTGTTAAAAAATGTTTTTGCTTTGCAGGATAGAAAATAGTAGATTTTAAATTTTCAAGGGTCCTCTATATTAAAGTTAGCAGTAAGTTAATAAAAGAATTTTCCTAAATTGAAAGTTGAATGACAGACGAATTTAAACCGCCAATAAAGGAAAGAAGTATAAAGCAGTTACTTGATATAGTCTGTGAACCAAAAAAATGGAATAAGCGAGCAGTTATGTTGGCTCAGAATGAGTTAGTAAATCGTAATGTGAGTAAGGAAACTATTCAGCAAAAAAATAAACAAAAAAAATATATAGCCAATAAAGAAAATAAAATTGAAAATTTACGTAAAGCAAAAGAAAAATGGGACTTATTAGATTTTATATTTTCCCTTGATGAAGTTTTAATGGAAGTGTTATTTACTTGGGATTTTAAAAAGAAGGTTATATAAAGAAAGCTAAACAACAGAAAATTATACTTTGTGTATTAACAATTGTTGTTTTGATTCTAATT
Coding sequences:
- a CDS encoding DUF4197 domain-containing protein, whose product is MKRIVILAFLIPTMSQAQLKDFIKKTTESVITNSTKKNTLDIAGGLKEALNKGVTNQVSKLTAVDGFYGNQLVKIVLPDELQKVDSMLRKVGMGNLADDGVKALNRAAEDAVKESTPIFVNAIKNITITDAKNILLGQEDAATDFLQTGTRKPLYLKFNPVVQKSIGKVGADALWKTIIDRYNAIPFVSKVNPDITDYVTNKALDGVFKMIAVEEKDIRTNLNSRTSDLLKNVFALQDRK